CCCGCCTTGCCCAGGCCCTTCACACCGAATTTCCCTACTGAACATACTCTCACAATGAGCATGGCCTGCGAGACATGTAGAACCCAGGCCCGGACCCTCCTCCGGGCTGCAATGCGAGCCGGCGCATCACGAGCCGCTGCACCGACGACAAGGAATTTCCTTCCACCCGCTGCGGTTGTTACTCGACGACATTTCAGCAAcacgagctcgagaagcctCCTAAAGGGTATTGGAAAGTCTATGGCCGAGCCGTATCGTGTGTTGGGTGCGACGGAGCAGCTTTTCAAGGCTTCAGCGAAGGCGGCGGACTATCATATcactgagaaggagagaaaggatGATCAGGTGCAGCTTGCGgaggatggtgaagagattggGCATTCTCTGAACCCTGATAGTCCCTGGCATCACAGTATGTCTCTCAACAAACCTCAAAGTACCTGTATCATGCTAACTTCCACAGCCTTTAAACTTCCTCCAACCTTCAGCACCTGGTCCCACGTAACCATGCTTCACCTCTACCTAATCAATACCCGAATACGCTGCTTCGACCGCGAGGGCTTCCAAAACTGGCAGCACCAGCTCACAGACCACTTTTTCTTCGAatgcgagaagaagatgcacATCGACCACCACATCACATCGAGCGCCCTCCGCCAGCGATACCTCAAGGACATTTTCGTTCAGTGGCGTGGTCTCCTGCTAGCATACGACGAGGGTTTTATCAAGGGCGATGCGATGCTAGCAAGCGCCATCTGGCGAAACCTGTTCAAGGGTTCTGCTGATGCAGATCCTAGAGCTCTTCTCGCTATCGTGGGCTGGATGAGGTCGACACTGTTGCAGTTCGAGGCTGTTTCGGACAATAACCTTGCTGCGCAATTACCAGCGATTATGGCCAAGCCGGTGGATGTGTTCTGGACGAGATTGGAGAAGCAACTTGGCGGACAGCAGGAGGATAGTCTTCCTGCTAAGGAGGTGAACGAGGAGCATGTATCAACAAAGGAGACAGTCAAGGTTTCAGCGAACTAGAATGCGGAAGGAATATTTGTACTATCAGATGGATGTATGGGTTACATGACAAAAAAATAGAACGGGCAGGCTGTATGAATAGGGCACTGGACGAAGGGATTTTCCTAGGCATGGCGGTTGTATATGAATGATTCCCTGATGATATTCCACCTCATATATATGTTCTTTTGTTGTGATTGTATTTGTATAGCCTAGTTAACTAAGCACGCTTCTCCCACATTTGAAACTCATATTTTGtgccagcctcttcttgaccaccctcttcaatttcttcaCCTGTCCACTCCTGCAGCTCATCTCTAGACTTTCTCTCCCATGATCCATCTTTCAGGTCGACAGGAAAGAAAGTATCGCAGTCAAAATCACGCTCAATACTCGTGAGAAGGATCCGTCGTGCTTCTGGCAGTTTGAGAGCGGCGTCATAGATTTGCGCACCACCGATGACGAAAATTCGACCGACATCGTTATGAGTACGGGCGTATTGGAGAGCAAGTTCAAGAGACTGAACTCTAACGGGTTCAGAAGGCTCGACTGTTTCGGGGAGCTTTGAGGGCGCGGAGCGGGATATGACAATGTTGAGACGGTCTTTGAGAGGGCGGAATTTGGTGGGGATTGAGTCCCAGGTTTTTCGGCCCATGATGACTGCGTTGATAGAGGATGAGCGAGCCTTGGTCGAGTCAGTACATGGCTCCCATGGTCTGTTCAATAAAGCGACAACACAGCGATATACAGATGGCAAAGTAAGGAAGAGCAATATATATACCTGTGGTGGCATCCGAGTTGTGACGCGCGCAAAGTACTTCATCTCTTTGCGTAGACCTTGCCATGGCATTGTTCCATGGAGGCCAATTCCCATGTTGCGCGTGGCCGCGACTATGAGATTCAGTTCGAGAGACTGCATTGCTCaagacgttgatgatgaatctgTGAGGTTAGTTTGAGGTGGAggtttgatgatgcttaAGTTGAGTGGGTTTGTTTGTGTGTAACGGTGATAGGACTAATGACGCCTGAGACGTGGAATGACGACGTATCACGTATTTATTCTACATCTTTAACTGTTCTTAGGCTTTTAATTAATAGATCGTGTTTCGTTTCATTTATATTAAATTCTGTCGTCGTTGTTGGTACAAATCCAGTCCGAGGCTTATGAATTCCATCTGTTAATGGCCCAAGGTTAAGTAAAGGTATCTAGGTATCGAGTGAGACTATCCTCACAATTTTGATGGAGGCAaaatctcaacatccttgaaAGGAACCCCCAAAAACCGGTAAATATGGTTAAATCTGCAAAGTCAGTttctgttttctttcctttgcCACATTGACGACTTACCTGTCACTTCCAAAGAACGCCTCAGACTTGCCATCATCGCGGGTCACGATCAACCAAGGAGCTCCAAAAGCGCCCTTCTGAACCGCTTCACCAGTAAGATCTTTGACCCTCTCCTTCAtgctctctcttccattcatgatcttctcaacatcctcatcagagaACAGTTTCTTGCCAGACCCTCCATCTAGCTCATCCGTTGCTTCCTTGAGAGCTGCAAtaagcttctcatcctctgcaaGATTGACATGAGGAGGCAGCCAGATCTTGTGGAACAGGAACCGGATTGCAGCGAGATAAGTTGACTCTGAGTAGTTGTCCTTGATAAAGTGTAGGGCGCGGAGAGGTGACACGGTCTTTGCGATGGCAAAGATATCGGGTGGTGAGCCTTGATAGGGAACTCCAAGACGCTCAGCAGCGCGGAATGAATCTCTAGCAAGATATTTccccttggccttgagaacCCATGGAGGACGGTTTCCTAAGTCTATGTAAGAAGAAGTCGTGGTATTCGGTTCAGTATAGTTAGTTACCTGATGTCTGCATAATGCCGCCCAAAAAGACAGGGATGAAGCTATAAAAGTCAGCGACTTGCTTAAAGATATGGATATCCATGAACATACTTTACTTGAACCCCATGAGCAGCAAGTTTGCTCATGTTCTGCCTCAAGTTCGCATATCCTACATAGCTGTAGAATGACACTGTTACATATCAGTGCTGTCCAGGAAACAGAGATGTCAAGCCTCTCACCAATGTCTAGGTAGCAGTCGATACATCCACCCATCTTAGACGGCACTTGTTTCTGACGTTATTTGATGAGTAAATGACGAGATCTGTATCCGGACTTTGCAGGTACGGATACTGTATATACAATTCCAAGGTGGAGAGGGAGGGTGCTCTAAGGTACCTGTTAAACGGATCTCGGCCCCGGTCGATGTGGGGTCTTTCCCCGTGCCGAGGCTCGGGgaaggtggaggtggaggttggggttggggttggggtgCATCGGACTTGGACCTTTCAGGACATTTcatttgatttgatttgatttgatttgatttggCTTGGTCGGATCTATAAGCAGATCGTCAGTATTTATCTATACAGACTCTGAAACCTGTAAAACAACTATTCACAATGGTATCCAAGAAACCTGTTGCCCTTGTTGTAGGCGCCTCCAGAGGCATCGGCCGTCAAGTCGCCGTTGACCTCGCCCGCAATGGCTACGCTGGTATGTCAAGCTTCACTATAGGTACTGTAACTTATGAAACTAACACTCTaaagttgttgttgctgcaaAGACTATCAGTGATCCCTCCAATCTACCAAAACTCTTTCCTCCAGATCCCAACTCTTCCGCTTCTACCATCACAACAGTTGCTCGTGAGATTACTTCTGAGGGAGGCGACGCTACTGCTATTCAGGTCGACGTCCGCTATCCCGAAAGTATAGATGCTCTTGTATCGAATACTATCTCCGTGAGTTTACCAAACTGCTCTCCCTTTTAACTCTCCCACTAATAACCCCAGACTTATGGCCGTCTGGATGTTCTCATCTACAACTCAGGCGCCATCTTCTGGGCCCCTGTATCGTCGACTCCCGTAAAGCGCTTCCAACTCATGCAGCGCGTCAATCCAGAAGGACTCTACGCAACAGTCCAAGCTGTTCTTCCTCATATTTCTTCTTCGGGTCGGATAGTTGTTGTTAGCCCGCCTATCTATAGTCGTTTCTTCCGTGGCAAGACCGCATATGCTATGGGCAAGGTTGGTATGAGTGTTCTCACAAAGGGTCTTGCCATGGACTTTGAGCGCGAGGGGAAGAAGGATATGGCCATCACATCGATTTGGCCAGCTGTGGTATGTTGGATCTGACACCTTGAGTTGCTCTAACAACTGACATATTAGGCCATCGAGTCGGCTGCTACAGAGAAATTCACAAGCAAAAACCCggaagaagccaatgatTTACGAAAGgcaaccatcttctccgACGCTATCCTCGAGATTCTCaaagcttctccaagcctTGTGAACGGTGAGCTCCTACTAGATGAAGACTTCCTCCGCCAACATGCGGGAAGAACCGACTTCTCCAAATACAATGTAGTCCCAGGTGCCTCACCACGGAGGATCATGCCTCAAAGTCTCCCAGACTTGACTGTAGCAGAGCAAGCAGATGAGGGCAAGCGCTACGACAGCACAAAGGATAAACCCAAGCTATAGAATTATTGAAGATCGCTATTGTTTCAATATATGTAGGAAAAAAGAGACCGTAGTACAGGTAGCTAGCTACTGGCACGGGGAAAATCAACCTGAGCAGCCATGATATCCTCTAGAACACACATCTAATgcctccttggccatggAAGCTGCGTTCACCAAACTCCTAGACATGATTATAAACGTACACCCGACTCTTTGAAACCCCTCCTTTCCATTCCATTcgtttcctttcctttccctGTCATTTTACAAAAACACGTATCTGCTGAGATTTTGTGGTGCGCCAGCCATCAATAGGGGACTTGGCTACCTGGTCCAACT
This region of Fusarium verticillioides 7600 chromosome 3, whole genome shotgun sequence genomic DNA includes:
- a CDS encoding dihydrofolate reductase; this translates as MQSLELNLIVAATRNMGIGLHGTMPWQGLRKEMKYFARVTTRMPPQARSSSINAVIMGRKTWDSIPTKFRPLKDRLNIVISRSAPSKLPETVEPSEPVRVQSLELALQYARTHNDVGRIFVIGGAQIYDAALKLPEARRILLTSIERDFDCDTFFPVDLKDGSWERKSRDELQEWTGEEIEEGGQEEAGTKYEFQMWEKRA
- a CDS encoding oxidoreductase; its protein translation is MVSKKPVALVVGASRGIGRQVAVDLARNGYAVVVAAKTISDPSNLPKLFPPDPNSSASTITTVAREITSEGGDATAIQVDVRYPESIDALVSNTISTYGRLDVLIYNSGAIFWAPVSSTPVKRFQLMQRVNPEGLYATVQAVLPHISSSGRIVVVSPPIYSRFFRGKTAYAMGKVGMSVLTKGLAMDFEREGKKDMAITSIWPAVAIESAATEKFTSKNPEEANDLRKATIFSDAILEILKASPSLVNGELLLDEDFLRQHAGRTDFSKYNVVPGASPRRIMPQSLPDLTVAEQADEGKRYDSTKDKPKL